In Amycolatopsis sulphurea, one genomic interval encodes:
- a CDS encoding condensation domain-containing protein: MPDDQQVVPTTEAQKGIWLAESVRRDDRSAYLWGEYTDIDGELDTAHLQAALRRACAETEAVNVSFFSTPAGELRQRFRRAEWVFPLVDLTGEPDPAAAAESRMRAALDRSLDLGSDRLLGGEILRLAARRHWLFLWTHHISLDGAGMTLLSRRIADVYNCLLTSTPIPANGWGGLRDLVDAEAEYRRSDAFERDAAAWRTRMDGRPGFLSLAPVPAAAAGHSARLTTMVPAEEFAALRAAAEATGHRWSRTVAAATAVCLQTLTGSRDVVLSLPVTARCTELSRSVPSMSANVLPLRIEIPRSATIAGLTSTVADRIAAVQRHQRYRGERLRRELGYPEDGRKFFGPVLNIQRFSYGLRFGPGTATVHNVAAPPSEDLSIVAYDRGDGGLRLDFDGNPANHDTALLAQVRDRFVHVLRQFTESPPDALVARLPVATPRQRETVATFGTGAPTRDGPDTAIGLFSEHVRRTPETFAVSSAQTGERLTYRELDARAGRLAARLGAHGAVTGTTVGLLLERSVDLVVAVLATVKTGAAYVPLHREDSPDRLAAVARDADFGLLVTDAATGSDAFAATFRDRGGTTVDLGRPEETAAPAAVTARPDQLACVMFTSGSTGEPKGAAITHGNLASLAKDRWWTEGATARVLLHSPHAFDALTSNSGCRCSPGAKSSSLRRGGRTRPCSNGRSPTTASPACG, from the coding sequence ATGCCGGACGACCAGCAGGTAGTGCCTACCACCGAAGCCCAGAAAGGTATTTGGCTGGCGGAGAGCGTCCGTCGCGACGACCGTTCCGCCTACCTGTGGGGCGAATACACCGACATCGACGGAGAGCTCGACACGGCGCATCTGCAAGCGGCGCTTCGCCGGGCCTGTGCGGAAACGGAAGCCGTCAATGTGTCGTTCTTCTCCACCCCGGCCGGCGAACTGCGACAACGATTCCGGCGAGCGGAGTGGGTCTTTCCCTTGGTGGACCTGACCGGTGAGCCGGATCCGGCTGCCGCGGCGGAAAGCCGGATGCGCGCCGCGCTCGACCGGTCGCTGGATCTCGGTTCGGATCGGCTGCTCGGCGGCGAAATCCTTCGCCTCGCGGCACGACGGCATTGGCTTTTTCTCTGGACACACCACATCAGCCTCGACGGCGCCGGGATGACGCTGCTCTCCCGGCGGATCGCCGACGTCTACAACTGCCTGCTGACCAGCACCCCGATCCCCGCGAACGGCTGGGGTGGCCTCCGGGACCTCGTCGACGCAGAGGCCGAGTACCGGCGGTCCGACGCTTTCGAGCGGGACGCGGCCGCCTGGCGGACGCGGATGGACGGCCGTCCCGGCTTCCTCAGCCTGGCGCCCGTTCCGGCCGCCGCGGCCGGCCACTCGGCCCGGTTGACGACCATGGTGCCCGCCGAGGAGTTCGCCGCACTGCGTGCGGCCGCGGAAGCAACCGGTCATCGGTGGTCCCGGACGGTCGCCGCCGCGACCGCCGTGTGCCTGCAGACCCTGACCGGGTCCCGCGATGTCGTGCTCAGCCTGCCCGTCACGGCCCGGTGCACCGAACTGAGCAGGTCGGTCCCCTCGATGTCGGCGAACGTCCTGCCGTTGCGGATCGAGATCCCCCGTTCGGCGACCATCGCCGGACTGACCTCCACGGTGGCCGACCGGATCGCCGCAGTCCAGCGGCATCAGCGCTACCGCGGCGAACGACTGCGCCGCGAACTCGGCTATCCCGAGGACGGCCGGAAATTCTTCGGGCCGGTGCTCAACATTCAGCGGTTCTCCTATGGACTCCGGTTCGGGCCGGGCACGGCCACCGTGCACAACGTGGCGGCGCCACCCTCGGAAGATCTTTCGATCGTCGCCTACGACCGTGGGGACGGCGGACTCCGGCTCGACTTCGACGGGAACCCGGCCAACCACGACACCGCCCTGCTGGCTCAGGTACGCGACCGGTTCGTGCACGTCCTGCGTCAGTTCACCGAGAGCCCGCCGGACGCGCTGGTGGCCCGCCTGCCCGTCGCCACCCCACGGCAGCGCGAAACCGTGGCCACGTTCGGCACCGGCGCTCCGACGCGGGACGGGCCGGACACCGCGATCGGCCTCTTCTCCGAGCACGTGCGACGGACTCCGGAAACGTTCGCCGTGAGCTCGGCGCAGACCGGCGAGCGACTGACCTACCGCGAACTGGACGCCCGGGCCGGCCGGCTGGCGGCCCGGCTCGGTGCCCACGGTGCGGTCACGGGCACCACTGTGGGTCTGCTCCTCGAACGCTCCGTCGATCTGGTGGTGGCCGTGCTGGCCACGGTGAAGACGGGGGCAGCCTACGTCCCCCTGCACCGCGAAGACAGCCCGGACCGGTTGGCCGCGGTCGCCCGAGACGCGGATTTCGGCCTGCTGGTCACCGACGCGGCCACCGGCTCGGACGCGTTCGCCGCAACGTTCCGCGACCGGGGCGGGACGACCGTGGATCTCGGCCGTCCCGAGGAGACCGCTGCGCCGGCGGCGGTGACCGCCCGGCCGGATCAGCTCGCCTGTGTCATGTTCACCTCGGGTTCCACCGGTGAACCCAAAGGCGCGGCGATCACCCACGGCAACCTGGCCAGTCTGGCGAAAGACAGGTGGTGGACCGAAGGAGCCACCGCGCGGGTCCTCCTGCACTCCCCGCACGCCTTCGACGCCCTGACCTCGAACTCTGGGTGCCGCTGCTCACCGGGGGCGAAGTCGTCCTCGCTCCGCCGGGGCGGACGGACCCGGCCCTGCTCGAACGGACGATCGCCGACCACGGCATCACCGGCCTGTGGCTGA
- a CDS encoding GMC family oxidoreductase — protein MKGPQRYDVVVVGAGFAGSLVAKALGERGWRVLVLEAGAGTRDAWQDHQDAVRAFHTAVVKTPTAPYRTTAAAPSPDVLDLTGGRDGFQAHGYLLQRGALPYASPYLRVNGGSGNAWTGLALRMHPEDFRAGEFGHGRNWPIGYADLEPYYRLAEGEIGVAADVEEQRRAVGLPFPEDYVFPMHGLPRSYLDAVLAEAVDGNHARDPYQGQPTELSVVGTPQARNGPPNPAYDHGRGYRPDGHRCAGYASCVPICPEQAKYTPMKTQARWPATVTLRTRAVVNRLRATSTGRISEICYQLYRDDTGGEHTSHTVEADMVVLAAHAIENAKLLLVSGLATRSDQVGRNLMDHPALLTWGLTREPIGPYRGPGSTSGIEGFRFGPARRRRAPFRVEIGNWGWNWALGPPDRDVADLLRQNVFGKRLRQVLADRIGRRFMLQFEIEQEADPANRVTLAPDHRDRLGNPRPALHYRLSDHVKRGMVAAKQVSDQLFALLDAEDHTEYRPVASMPGYLEFEGQSFCYWGAGHGGGTHIMGGSPHDSVVNQWQQCWDHPNLYAVGCGSMPSLGTSNPSLTMAALALRSAEHLDRELLATRTCVTVAKEALR, from the coding sequence GTGAAGGGACCGCAGCGCTACGACGTGGTCGTGGTCGGCGCTGGTTTCGCCGGCTCGCTGGTCGCGAAGGCACTGGGCGAGCGGGGATGGCGGGTGCTGGTGCTGGAAGCCGGTGCGGGTACGCGTGACGCCTGGCAGGATCACCAGGATGCGGTACGTGCCTTCCACACCGCCGTGGTCAAGACACCGACCGCCCCATATCGCACCACCGCCGCGGCGCCCTCACCGGATGTGCTGGACCTGACCGGCGGTCGCGATGGGTTTCAAGCGCACGGCTATCTGCTCCAGCGGGGTGCCCTGCCCTACGCGAGCCCGTATCTGCGGGTCAACGGTGGCAGCGGCAACGCGTGGACCGGTCTGGCCCTGCGGATGCACCCCGAGGATTTCCGCGCCGGGGAGTTCGGGCACGGCCGGAACTGGCCGATCGGCTATGCCGACCTGGAACCGTATTACCGCTTGGCGGAGGGGGAAATCGGAGTCGCGGCCGATGTCGAGGAGCAGCGCAGGGCAGTCGGCCTGCCTTTCCCCGAGGACTACGTGTTTCCGATGCACGGCCTCCCGCGCAGCTATCTCGACGCGGTCCTCGCGGAAGCCGTGGACGGAAACCACGCACGGGATCCCTACCAGGGTCAGCCGACCGAGCTGAGTGTGGTGGGCACGCCGCAGGCGCGCAACGGTCCGCCCAACCCGGCCTACGATCACGGGCGCGGGTACCGGCCGGACGGGCACCGCTGTGCCGGGTATGCCAGCTGCGTGCCGATCTGCCCCGAGCAGGCCAAGTACACGCCGATGAAAACCCAGGCCCGCTGGCCGGCGACGGTCACCTTGCGCACCCGTGCCGTGGTCAACCGGTTGCGCGCCACCAGCACCGGCCGCATCAGCGAGATCTGTTATCAGCTCTACCGGGACGACACCGGTGGCGAGCACACCAGCCACACCGTCGAGGCGGACATGGTGGTGCTGGCCGCGCACGCGATCGAGAACGCCAAACTGCTGCTCGTCTCCGGTCTGGCCACCCGCAGCGATCAGGTCGGGCGTAACCTGATGGACCACCCGGCGCTGCTGACCTGGGGCCTGACGCGCGAGCCGATCGGCCCGTATCGGGGCCCGGGGTCGACCTCGGGTATCGAGGGTTTCCGGTTCGGCCCGGCGCGCCGTCGCCGCGCGCCGTTTCGGGTCGAGATCGGCAACTGGGGCTGGAACTGGGCGCTGGGCCCGCCCGACCGGGATGTCGCGGACCTGCTGCGCCAGAACGTGTTCGGCAAGCGGCTTCGCCAGGTGCTGGCCGACCGGATCGGCCGCCGGTTCATGCTGCAGTTCGAGATCGAGCAGGAGGCCGACCCCGCCAACCGGGTGACCCTCGCCCCCGATCACCGCGATCGCCTGGGCAATCCCCGCCCCGCGCTGCACTACCGGCTCTCCGACCACGTCAAACGCGGCATGGTCGCGGCGAAACAGGTCTCCGATCAACTCTTCGCCCTGCTGGACGCGGAGGACCACACCGAGTACCGGCCGGTCGCGAGCATGCCGGGCTACCTGGAGTTCGAGGGGCAGTCCTTCTGCTACTGGGGAGCGGGGCACGGTGGGGGCACCCACATCATGGGCGGCTCACCGCATGATTCCGTGGTCAACCAATGGCAGCAGTGCTGGGATCACCCCAACCTGTACGCGGTGGGCTGCGGCAGCATGCCCTCACTGGGCACCTCGAACCCGTCGCTGACCATGGCCGCGCTCGCACTGCGCAGTGCCGAACATCTCGATCGTGAACTGCTCGCCACCCGCACCTGTGTCACCGTGGCCAAGGAGGCCCTCCGTTGA
- a CDS encoding transposase, with protein MGRKKPRPRRSFTPEFKAEIVGLCQRGDRSIGQVAKDFDLTETGVREWIAQAVRDAGTRADGGLSSDERAELARLRRENRRLSEDVEILKRATAFFAKETR; from the coding sequence ATGGGCAGAAAGAAGCCTCGGCCTCGTCGTTCGTTCACGCCTGAGTTCAAGGCCGAGATCGTCGGGCTGTGCCAGCGAGGCGACCGGTCGATCGGGCAGGTCGCGAAGGATTTCGACTTGACCGAGACCGGTGTGCGGGAGTGGATCGCGCAGGCCGTGCGTGACGCGGGGACCCGCGCCGACGGCGGGCTGAGCAGCGACGAGCGGGCAGAGCTGGCCCGGTTGCGGCGGGAGAACCGCCGCCTGTCCGAGGACGTGGAGATCCTCAAACGGGCCACGGCATTCTTCGCGAAGGAGACCCGGTGA